Part of the bacterium genome, TGCGCTGCGGGGGGCTTCACTTCCCTTCGCTGATGCGAAGTTCCAGCTGTCGGCCTCCGGCCTTGCCTTCGGTGGTGAGGCGGGTGACGTCGGCGCCGCGCGCGAGCAGGTAGTCGCGCACGCTCAGGGCGCGGTCCTGCGCGAGCAGGCGGTTGGCCGCGTCGCTGCGGCCTTCGTCGCCGTTGCCCACGATGTGCACGCGAAACGTGGGCCGGCGTTCGAGTCGTTTGCCGAGCTCGTTGAGCTGGCGTGCCAGACCAGGCTTGACCGCCGAACGGCCTTTGTCGAAAGCCGATGCGGCGGGCACATCCATGGACGAGGGAGGGGCGGAGGCGCGTGGCGCGGCCGGTGCGCCGCCGCCACGCGGCGGGGTCGAACAGGCCGCCAGTGCCAGGAGCAACAAGGGCGGAACGGTGCGGAGGGCGGGCGACAAGCGGGGCATACCTGAACTCCTGGTGGGGGTGACGCCGGTGGCGACAGGGCCGGCGCGGGCACGGCCCTAAACTTATAGACCGGTTTTTCCTCCGATTGTTCTTTCATACGCATTTGCACACCCCTCCATGAACTCTGTTGCACTCGGCGCCAGCGGCCTGCAAGTCACCCCCATCTGCCTGGGCACCATGACCTTCGGTGAACAGGTCAACGAAGCCAGCGCCCACACCATCCTCGACCGTTCGCTGGAACGCGGGGTCAACTTCATCGACGCCGCCGAGATGTA contains:
- a CDS encoding OmpA family protein; translation: MPRLSPALRTVPPLLLLALAACSTPPRGGGAPAAPRASAPPSSMDVPAASAFDKGRSAVKPGLARQLNELGKRLERRPTFRVHIVGNGDEGRSDAANRLLAQDRALSVRDYLLARGADVTRLTTEGKAGGRQLELRISEGK
- a CDS encoding aldo/keto reductase gives rise to the protein MNSVALGASGLQVTPICLGTMTFGEQVNEASAHTILDRSLERGVNFIDAAEMYSVPAKAETCGATETIIGNWFAKHPGAREKLVVATKVAGPAR